From the Kallotenue papyrolyticum genome, the window CATCTTTGCTCCTCTCTGACATGCGAACACGCAACCGGGCCCGGGGACGGACCGGACCCGGTTGGTGGCATGGGCGAAACCGATTAGCGGGCCTGGCGCAACTCGCGCAGACGCTGGCCGAAGAGCGGCTCAGACCAGGCCGGCAGCAGACGCGCACCGAGCGGTGTGATGCGGCGGGCCGCGGCCAGCGGCAGCTCATCAACCAGATCGGCGGGCGGTGCGCCGATGGCGATCGGCTGGTTGAAATCGTAGAAGCGGATCACCGTTTCGAGGGTGATATCGCCCAGTTGCGGATCGGAAGCCAGGATCGTGAGCTGCAGCTTGTGTAGGTAGCGATCGGCATTGCCAACAAAGAGATCGAGCTTGACGCCCTTGATGGTGCCTTCCACGCCTTCAGTCGGCACATCGCCGGTGTCGAACGGGATCTGATACTGGGTGGTGCTTGCACCGGCAACCTCTGCCTCGCCGACGCGGTACACCACGGGCTCGGTGGTGGGCAGCGCCGGCGTCGCTGGGCCGCTCACCGGCACCACCCCGGGATCCTCACCGGGCACGCGCACCCAGCGCGTCTGGACTCCTTCACGCACGTAAGTTTGATCGTCGATGGTCACGATCTCGACCAGGGTATTCTCGATCGCGTCAACCGACACGGCATGCACCCGGTCGCCGCTGAACTCGCCCTTGCCGTAGCCGAAGACCTGCTTGTTGATCGCCAGCGCGAACTCGAAGCGTCCCGACAGCGTTGGACGCAGCTCCGGCAGTTCGCTGACCGGCTCAACAGCCCGGGCCGGCAGCGCCACGATCAGCAGGGCCAGCGCCCAGACCAGTGGGATGATGCGTCGCAGCATGGTCGTGCGTCCTCCTGAGAGCATGGCCATAGTGATCATTGGGCGGCACCGGTTGCGGCCATGCGCTCGCGCTCCTCCACGCGCCGCCTCGCCGATTATAGCTCGGCGCAGTGGCGCCTGTCTAGAGGACAACTGCCTCGCTTTGTGAACTCCGCCGAGAGCTCGCAAGCGTGCTCGGCTGGTGGTGTCGTTGTCTAAAGAAGGAATTGCGTGTTTGCGTACATGTGTGTCCTGACTGCGGCCTCACGCTTGACTGTGAGCGGAACGTGGTCGGTGACGACGAGCGTGCACTGGGGGGGCTCCCCGCTATAGCGGGGAGCGTCGTCACGTTCCTGATCCTTTCTCGCTGCATGCTCTGGCCGGTGCACGCGCTCGCCGACGCGCCTCGGCGACCGTGCGCACCGCTTTTGCTACTGCTGCAGGCAAGAGCCGCGCCGAGCGCGCGGCGCATGGCGTGTACGCCTCTATGCCGCCGCTGCAGGGGTGTCCTTGCCTTCCGACGCCTGGCGTTGACCCAAGCGGGCAGCGGCGTAGGCGATACCGGCCTGCATATCGCTGAGCGTTACCAGCGAGGAGAGATCGATGCCCAGTTGCACCAGCGTTTGGGCGATCTCCGGCGAGATACCCACCAGCACACAGGTCGCGCCCAGCAGGCCGATCGCCTGCGCGCCGCGCAGCAGGTGATCGGCTACGGCGGTGTCGATCACCGGCACGCCGGTGATATCGAGGATCAGAAACTGTGCTCGGTAGTCTTGCACCGCCTGGAGCATAGCGCTCATGATCTGCTCGCCACGGGCTGTATCGATATGGCCAACGAGCGGCAGCGCCAGAATGCCATCCTGCAGCGGCATCACCGGCGTGGAGAGCTGACGAATGGTCTCGATCAGGCGCTCCTGTTGCGCCACCAGCGCGCGCAACTCGGCCTCGGAGCGGCGCAGCGCCTCCTCGGCCTGCTTGCGCTCGGTGATATCGATGCTGATGCCGACCATGCCGATCACGCGACCATCGGCGTCGCAATAGGGTACGTTATGTTCGGATAGCCAGCCAGGCGTGCCGTCGGGCCGCTGGATCGGCAGTTCGACGTTATGCACTGCCCGGCCCGACGACATGACTGCTTCGTCATTGTCGTAGTAGGCTTGGGCAATATGCGGCTCGTGAATCTCCCAGTCGGTCTTGCCCTCGATCTCCGCGATCGTTTTGCCGTAGCTCTGGGCATAGGCTTGATTGACGCGCATGTAACGATGATCGCGGCTCTTGAAGAAGACCATGGCCGGAATAGCGTTGAGCAGCGTGTTCTGCTCAAGACGTTGTTGCTCCAGCGCAGCCTGGGCTTGCTCCAACTCGGCAACACGGCGGCGCAGGTATTCAAGCTCTGCCAGCAGCCGCTCCTGATCAGACGTGGTATCCATCGGTTCCTCGCAGTGCGAACCACACGCCAACCGGTCTGGTAGGCACCACACCAGTTGCTGATGCAATCCATACCGAAAACCCGCAAGCGAACAGCTCATGCACCATGTGCTTGGCAGCCAAGCGCATACGACCCATTATAGAAAGAGGCTGCAAGACCCTCCCAGCGCGCTGTTGGCGCCGCCAGACCGGTCACTCGGCACGTTCAGTGGCGCGCGCATGCGGACCAGCCGGCAGGTCGCCTGCTGCACGGCGCACCCAGGCGAGCGTCGCCAGCAGCGCGTTGCGGTGCGCTTCCAGATAGAAGGCGCGCTGCTCGTCGTCCGCCAGTTGATCCACATGCGGCGCGGCCTCGAACGGGAACGCCAGCAGCCGCTCGATGGTCTCGGGCGTTGGCTCGGCGGGCAGGGGCCCATGTGCCAAGGCCGCGCGTGCGCGTTGCTCAATGGCATCGAAGTAGGCAATGTTTTGGTGAAGCACATCCGGACGGATCGAGCCCAGCGCATGGTGGTAGAGCACCGTCTGTGGCTGGAGCGCCAGCAGACGCTCCAACGATGCGCGTAAGAGCGGCACGTCGGCAGCTTCATAGACCAGCGGCAATGGGTCTTCAGCAGCATCGACCGGGAACAGCGTCCGCAGCTCCGGGATGAAGATCGACACATGATCGGGTTTATGCCCCGGCGTGTGGATCAGCTCAAAGGTCAGATCACCGCCATCGATCGTCAACGCACCGTCGAAGGTGATGGTTGGCGGTTCGAGCCTAACATCGCCGTAGATCGCCGGTTCGCGCGCCTGCTGTTCCCGCAGGTACTCGCGCCAGGCGCCGGCTACGATCCGCTCACGGCACAGCCGATGGGCAATAATCGGCGCGGGGTAGCGCGCGTTGGCGCCGACGAACAGCGCGTTGCCCCAGTAGTGATCCCAGTCGGCATGGGTATTGATCACCAGCAACTGGCGTCCGGCGGCCAGCGCCGCAGCCATGGTGTCGACCATGAACTGCGCTGCGGCAGGACTCACCAGCGTGTCGATCAGCACCAAGTAGCGCTCGCTTACCACGGCATAGGTGGTGACGATGCGCCGAAACTGAAAGGCGGTGATGCGCGGATCCCACCCGCGGTTGGGCAGTACGTGCAGATCAGCTGGTGCGTTGGTCATAACTCCCCTCCTGTAGAGCGGCGTCACCGGCCACCCGCCCGGTGTTTGAGCGCCAGACAGGATGTGGCTCTGCCGCTGCTACCCTGGGCTGCGCGCGACGCGTTGCCAGCGCCGCCAACACCTGCCGCGCCTCGGTCAGGCTTTCGCGCTGGAGATAGTCGATGGCGCGTAGCGCGGCGTGATGGGCTTCCAGGCTCGTTCCGGCCACGGCATCGCGCACCACGCGCACGCGATAGTCGTACTGGTGCGCATCGGCGCAGGTGTAGTGCACGCACACATCGGTCGCCACGCCGGTGACGATCAGCGTATCGCCGGGATGGATGTCCAGGCCGCTGAGGACAAAGGGGAGATCGGTGCCGAGAAAGGCGCTGTAGCGCGGCTTGCGAATCACTACATCGCCGGGCTGCGGCGCCAGCTCCGGCACGATTTCGACGCCGCGCGTGCCCAGGAGGCAGTGCGTTGTTTCGGCGCCGTCCAGCTCGCGACCGAAATCAATGCGCGTCGCACGGTGTACCTCCTGCGTATAGATCACCGGCACATCAGCCTGGCGGGCGGCCTGCACCAGCTCGCGAATGACGGGGATGATCTGGCGCGCGCCCACGCAGGGCACGGCGCCATCCTCATCCACAAAATCATGCTGCATATCGATGACCAGGAGGGCTGCTCTGCCATGGAGAAGATCCATGCTTGTGCTCCTTGTGCCATGCATTGCTGTTGCGTGCCGCGAATTGCGCTAGGCCGTGCCCGCCGATTGTTCGATCGTCAAGGCCGCGTCATCACGCGCTGCACCGCGCAGACGACGCTGAACCAGGTAGTAGAGCGCACCTGTGAGCGCAAAACCGACAAACAGGCTGATATCCGCGCCGCCCAGCAGGTTAACAGCGATCGGGTTGGTCCACAGATTGGGGTTGGAAAAGGCCAGGGCCGCCAGGATGCCGAGCAGGTAAATTGCCACCGCCGGCCAGTTGACGCCAGCGCGGTACCAGTAGGGGCCACGCCCCCAGGTGTGCAAGGCGATGGGCTGATAGCGCCCACGCCGCAGCCAGAAGTCTACCAGCAGAATGGCGACCCAGGGCGAGAGCAAGACCAGGGTCAGCAGCAGGAACTGCGCGTAGAGATCCATGAAGTTGTAGCCGAAGATGGCCACATAAGTCAGCACGCTGGCAATGGTTCCGATGATCACTACCGCCACCCAGCGCGGGGCTCGCACATGCAGGGCCAACAACCCCAGCCCGGCGGTGTACAGGTTGAGCACGTTGTTGGCCAGCGCGCCAATCAGCACTGCGCTCATAAAGGCAACGGTGTACCACACCGGCAACACCTGGGGTACGTTGGCCAGTGGATCGCTCATATCCACCAGCGTTGCCAGCAGCGCGCCGATGAAGCAGCCCAGCACGTTGGCAACGCCCATGCCCAGGCCGCTATAGAAGGCCACGCGTCGCACATCGGTGTCGGCGGGCAGGTAGCGCGAATAATCCGAGGCATAGTTGGCCCAGGAGAGCGGCCCGGCAAACATGGTGCCCAGTGCCAGGAGCCAGGTCCCCAGTGTGGTGCTGCCGGCCAGCTCCGGCGCGGCAGGATGGGCCCAGTTGACCTGCGGCAGCACGAAGACCAGCACGCCGGTCAGCAGCGTGCCGACCACCACCGCGACGATGCGCTCCGCGGCCATAACCATGGCATAGCCATACACCGCGATGATCATCTGCGCCAGCAACACCAGCGCGACCAGGACAGCATGCGCAGCGGTGTTCAGCGGTATGCCCACCACATTGAG encodes:
- a CDS encoding purine-cytosine permease family protein; the encoded protein is MAHDISAVSGSTPQNVFTVEQHGLEPIPASERHGQPRNLLWTWLGGAYNYVALAAGALPILFGLSLWHALLAVVIGNLLGALVFGLCAMHGPRTGTATIVNTRAAFGLKGNLLAAGISFFAVSGWVAVNSVFAASAIVGLLNVVGIPLNTAAHAVLVALVLLAQMIIAVYGYAMVMAAERIVAVVVGTLLTGVLVFVLPQVNWAHPAAPELAGSTTLGTWLLALGTMFAGPLSWANYASDYSRYLPADTDVRRVAFYSGLGMGVANVLGCFIGALLATLVDMSDPLANVPQVLPVWYTVAFMSAVLIGALANNVLNLYTAGLGLLALHVRAPRWVAVVIIGTIASVLTYVAIFGYNFMDLYAQFLLLTLVLLSPWVAILLVDFWLRRGRYQPIALHTWGRGPYWYRAGVNWPAVAIYLLGILAALAFSNPNLWTNPIAVNLLGGADISLFVGFALTGALYYLVQRRLRGAARDDAALTIEQSAGTA
- a CDS encoding MBL fold metallo-hydrolase translates to MTNAPADLHVLPNRGWDPRITAFQFRRIVTTYAVVSERYLVLIDTLVSPAAAQFMVDTMAAALAAGRQLLVINTHADWDHYWGNALFVGANARYPAPIIAHRLCRERIVAGAWREYLREQQAREPAIYGDVRLEPPTITFDGALTIDGGDLTFELIHTPGHKPDHVSIFIPELRTLFPVDAAEDPLPLVYEAADVPLLRASLERLLALQPQTVLYHHALGSIRPDVLHQNIAYFDAIEQRARAALAHGPLPAEPTPETIERLLAFPFEAAPHVDQLADDEQRAFYLEAHRNALLATLAWVRRAAGDLPAGPHARATERAE
- a CDS encoding cysteine hydrolase family protein — its product is MDLLHGRAALLVIDMQHDFVDEDGAVPCVGARQIIPVIRELVQAARQADVPVIYTQEVHRATRIDFGRELDGAETTHCLLGTRGVEIVPELAPQPGDVVIRKPRYSAFLGTDLPFVLSGLDIHPGDTLIVTGVATDVCVHYTCADAHQYDYRVRVVRDAVAGTSLEAHHAALRAIDYLQRESLTEARQVLAALATRRAQPRVAAAEPHPVWRSNTGRVAGDAALQEGSYDQRTS
- a CDS encoding PAS domain-containing protein, with amino-acid sequence MDTTSDQERLLAELEYLRRRVAELEQAQAALEQQRLEQNTLLNAIPAMVFFKSRDHRYMRVNQAYAQSYGKTIAEIEGKTDWEIHEPHIAQAYYDNDEAVMSSGRAVHNVELPIQRPDGTPGWLSEHNVPYCDADGRVIGMVGISIDITERKQAEEALRRSEAELRALVAQQERLIETIRQLSTPVMPLQDGILALPLVGHIDTARGEQIMSAMLQAVQDYRAQFLILDITGVPVIDTAVADHLLRGAQAIGLLGATCVLVGISPEIAQTLVQLGIDLSSLVTLSDMQAGIAYAAARLGQRQASEGKDTPAAAA